A region of Larimichthys crocea isolate SSNF chromosome X, L_crocea_2.0, whole genome shotgun sequence DNA encodes the following proteins:
- the nfkb2 gene encoding nuclear factor NF-kappa-B p100 subunit isoform X2: MAGALRMTEAQFNVYDSDMNLMQYDYIPPVDIKTEPYIPETAHGPYIQIIEEPKQRGFRFRYECEGPSHGGLPGASSEKNRRTYPTVKINNYVGHARVEVQLVTHSDPPRVHAHSLVGRHCTENGTCTLDVGPNDLTASFSNLGILHVTKKGVVEVLSRRLREERKRQKGAHCHLTDSEENSILKEAKELGKVMDLNIVRLKFTAYLQDSNGGFTRALKPVVSNPIYDSKSPNASNLKISRMDKTCGTVLGGDEIFLLCDKVQKDDIEIRFYEEDDEGGWEAFGDFSPTDVHKQYAIVFKTPPYHSAEIERPVTVFLQLKRKKAGDSSDPKQFTYIPQVQDKEEVLRKKQKPLPHYETWRGGGGGGGRGGGAGGFGGAGAGGGGGGGFQFSHQMNGGGAGGGAGGVFFTGGFTSFGGGGGAQMSGSAPQTDGQAGSPLQQQLFQIAAALHSRASQSARQTAAALLQYCSTGDARVLLAIQRHLCGVQDGNGDTPLHLAVIHQQTGVIQQLIHTLLSSQQQNILNTANHLRQTPLHLAVITRQVKVVEVLLRAGADPSLLDKDGRSPIHLAALAGDHATLRPLLAHLGEGHAHLVNTPDYHGLHPLHLAVRRDGERCLRLLVEGGAKINAPEQKSGNTALHLAVRENLFKVACTLITELKADVNACTFGGNTPLHLAASLGSPTLCSMLVAAGADKNMENDEPLFFSSSSDEEQDEDEPIRDEVRERDAAAQPINPRKRPAGGHTPLDLAKCQKVRNLLNSKQSPKSSRHCSKKMKPSSSEEVEASGLDEDTLSRLVEVLSVGDVPWRKLAEKLGMMTLTHLYLDSPTPCQHLLQHYKLGGGPVQGLVEALQSLGLTEGVRLLRHTELRDDKHSTDATVDSGFGSQPMEEDEPPVTNQ; encoded by the exons ATGGCGGGAGCTCTCAG gatGACTGAAGCTCAGTTCAACGTCTACGACAGCGAC ATGAATCTGATGCAGTACGACTACATTCCTCCAGTGGACATAAAGACTGAACCCTACATACCTGAGACAG ctcaCGGTCCCTACATTCAGATCATAGAAGAACCCAAACAG agggGCTTTCGTTTCCGTTATGAGTGTGAGGGTCCGTCCCACGGCGGGCTCCCAGGGGCCTCCAGCGAGAAGAACAGGAGAACCTACCCGACCGTGAAG ATTAATAACTACGTGGGTCACGCCCGGGTGGAGGTCCAGCTGGTGACGCACTCCGACCCTCCTCGTGTTCACGCTCACAGCCTGGTGGGACGCCACTGCACCGAGAACGGCACCTGCACGCTGGACGTCGGCCCCAACGACCTCACCGCCTC cTTCAGTAACCTGGGCATCCTCCACGTGACGAAGAAAGGTGTGGTCGAGGTTCTGAGCCGCCGcctgagagaagagaggaagagacagaaaggagcTCACTGCCACCTCACAG ACTCGGAGGAGAACTCCATCCTGAAGGAGGCGAAGGAGCTCGGGAAGGTGATGGACCTGAACATCGTCAGGTTGAAGTTCACCGCCTACCTGCAGGACAGCAACGGAGGCTTCACCCGAGCGCTCAAACCCGTGGTGTCCAACCCGATCTATGACAGCA AATCACCGAACGCCTCCAACCTGAAGATCTCTCGGATGGATAAGACGTGCGGCACGGTGCTGGGAGGAGACGAGATCTTCCTGCTCTGCGACAAAGTCCAGAAAg ACGACATAGAGATTCGTTTCTACGAGGAGGACGATGAAGGAGGCTGGGAGGCGTTTGGAGACTTCTCCCCGACCGACGTCCACAAACag TACGCCATCGTGTTCAAGACGCCGCCCTATCACAGCGCAGAGATCGAGCGGCCCGTCACCGTCTTCCTgcagctgaagaggaagaaagccGGCGACAGCAGCGACCCCAAACAGTTCACCTACATCCCACAGGTCCAAG acaaagaggaggtGCTGAGGAAGAAGCAGAAGCCGCTGCCTCACTATGAAACctggagaggaggtggaggaggaggaggaagaggtggaggagctggagggtttggaggagcaggagctggaggaggaggaggagg AGGATTCCAGTTCAGccatcagatgaacggaggagGCGCAGGAGGAGGCGCAGGAGGAGTTTTCTTCACAGGAGGATTCACAAGCTttggtggagggggaggagctCAGATGTCAGGCTCCGCCCCTCAGACGGACGGACAGGCCGGCTCgccgctgcagcagcagctgtttcagaTCG CCGCCGCCCTGCACAGTCGAGCCTCTCAGAGCGCCAGACAGACCGCCGCCGCCCTGCTGCAGTACTGCAGCACCGGGGACGCCCGGGTCCTCCTGGCCATCCAGAGACACCTCTGCGGCGTGCAAGACGGCAACGGAGACAC TCCTTTGCACCTGGCCGTCATCCAccagcagacaggtgtgatcCAGCAGCTGATCCACACGCTgctcagcagccagcagcagaacATCCTGAACACAGCCAACCACCTGCGACAG acGCCGCTCCACCTGGCGGTGATCACTCGGCAGgtgaaggtggtggaggtgttGCTGCGGGCGGGGGCCGACCCCAGCCTGCTGGACAAAGATGGCCGCAGTCCCATCCACCTGGCGGCGCTGGCTGGAGACCACGCCACACTCCGCCCCCTGCTGGCTCACCTGGGAGAAGGCCACGCCCACCTGGTCAACACGCCTGATTACCACG GTCTCCACCCGCTCCACCTGGCCGTGAGGAGGGACGGCGAGCGCTGCCTCCGCCTGCTGGTGGAGGGCGGAGCCAAAATCAACGCACCTGAGCAGAAGAGTGGAAACACCGCCCTCCACCTGGCCGTCAGAGAAAACCTGTTCAAGGTGGCATGCACGCTCATCACCGag ctgaAGGCCGACGTCAACGCGTGCACGTTTGGAGGAAACACGCCTCTCCACCTGGCCGCCAGTCTGGGCTCGCCGACGCTCTGCTCGATGCTCGTCGCTGCAG GTGCCGATAAGAACATGGAGAACGACGAGCCGCTCTTCTTCAGCTCGTCTTCAGACGAAGAGCAGGACGAAGACGAACCAATCAGAGACGAGGTCAGAGAGCGAGACGCCGCCGCGCAGCCAATCAACCCTCGCAAGAGACCTGCAGGAGGCCACACCCCTCTGGACCTTGCCAAATGCCAGAAG GTGAGGAACCTGCTGAACTCCAAACAGAGTCCGAAGTCGAGTCGTCACTGCAGCAAGAAGATGAAGCCGAGCAGCTCTGAAG aggtGGAGGCCTCGGGGCTGGACGAGGACACGCTGTCCCGGCTGGTGGAGGTGCTGAGCGTCGGCGACGTCCCCTGGAGGAAGCTGGCGGAGAAGCTGGGCATGATGACGCTGACTCACCTGTACCTGGACAGTCCGACGCCGTGCCAACACCTGCTGCAGCACTACAAG CTGGGTGGAGGTCCGGTCCAAGGGCTGGTCGAAGCTCTGCAGTCTCTCGGCCTGACAGAAGGAGTCCGACTGCTGAGACACACAGAACTACGAGACGACAAGCAcagcacag ACGCCACGGTTGACAGCGGCTTCGGCAGTCAGCCAATGGAGGAAGACGAGCCGCCCGTGACCAATCAGTGA
- the nfkb2 gene encoding nuclear factor NF-kappa-B p100 subunit isoform X3, giving the protein MTEAQFNVYDSDLQMNLMQYDYIPPVDIKTEPYIPETAHGPYIQIIEEPKQRGFRFRYECEGPSHGGLPGASSEKNRRTYPTVKINNYVGHARVEVQLVTHSDPPRVHAHSLVGRHCTENGTCTLDVGPNDLTASFSNLGILHVTKKGVVEVLSRRLREERKRQKGAHCHLTDSEENSILKEAKELGKVMDLNIVRLKFTAYLQDSNGGFTRALKPVVSNPIYDSKSPNASNLKISRMDKTCGTVLGGDEIFLLCDKVQKDDIEIRFYEEDDEGGWEAFGDFSPTDVHKQYAIVFKTPPYHSAEIERPVTVFLQLKRKKAGDSSDPKQFTYIPQVQDKEEVLRKKQKPLPHYETWRGGGGGGGRGGGAGGFGGAGAGGGGGGGFQFSHQMNGGGAGGGAGGVFFTGGFTSFGGGGGAQMSGSAPQTDGQAGSPLQQQLFQIAAALHSRASQSARQTAAALLQYCSTGDARVLLAIQRHLCGVQDGNGDTPLHLAVIHQQTGVIQQLIHTLLSSQQQNILNTANHLRQTPLHLAVITRQVKVVEVLLRAGADPSLLDKDGRSPIHLAALAGDHATLRPLLAHLGEGHAHLVNTPDYHGLHPLHLAVRRDGERCLRLLVEGGAKINAPEQKSGNTALHLAVRENLFKVACTLITELKADVNACTFGGNTPLHLAASLGSPTLCSMLVAAGADKNMENDEPLFFSSSSDEEQDEDEPIRDEVRERDAAAQPINPRKRPAGGHTPLDLAKCQKVRNLLNSKQSPKSSRHCSKKMKPSSSEEVEASGLDEDTLSRLVEVLSVGDVPWRKLAEKLGMMTLTHLYLDSPTPCQHLLQHYKLGGGPVQGLVEALQSLGLTEGVRLLRHTELRDDKHSTDATVDSGFGSQPMEEDEPPVTNQ; this is encoded by the exons atGACTGAAGCTCAGTTCAACGTCTACGACAGCGAC ctgCAGATGAATCTGATGCAGTACGACTACATTCCTCCAGTGGACATAAAGACTGAACCCTACATACCTGAGACAG ctcaCGGTCCCTACATTCAGATCATAGAAGAACCCAAACAG agggGCTTTCGTTTCCGTTATGAGTGTGAGGGTCCGTCCCACGGCGGGCTCCCAGGGGCCTCCAGCGAGAAGAACAGGAGAACCTACCCGACCGTGAAG ATTAATAACTACGTGGGTCACGCCCGGGTGGAGGTCCAGCTGGTGACGCACTCCGACCCTCCTCGTGTTCACGCTCACAGCCTGGTGGGACGCCACTGCACCGAGAACGGCACCTGCACGCTGGACGTCGGCCCCAACGACCTCACCGCCTC cTTCAGTAACCTGGGCATCCTCCACGTGACGAAGAAAGGTGTGGTCGAGGTTCTGAGCCGCCGcctgagagaagagaggaagagacagaaaggagcTCACTGCCACCTCACAG ACTCGGAGGAGAACTCCATCCTGAAGGAGGCGAAGGAGCTCGGGAAGGTGATGGACCTGAACATCGTCAGGTTGAAGTTCACCGCCTACCTGCAGGACAGCAACGGAGGCTTCACCCGAGCGCTCAAACCCGTGGTGTCCAACCCGATCTATGACAGCA AATCACCGAACGCCTCCAACCTGAAGATCTCTCGGATGGATAAGACGTGCGGCACGGTGCTGGGAGGAGACGAGATCTTCCTGCTCTGCGACAAAGTCCAGAAAg ACGACATAGAGATTCGTTTCTACGAGGAGGACGATGAAGGAGGCTGGGAGGCGTTTGGAGACTTCTCCCCGACCGACGTCCACAAACag TACGCCATCGTGTTCAAGACGCCGCCCTATCACAGCGCAGAGATCGAGCGGCCCGTCACCGTCTTCCTgcagctgaagaggaagaaagccGGCGACAGCAGCGACCCCAAACAGTTCACCTACATCCCACAGGTCCAAG acaaagaggaggtGCTGAGGAAGAAGCAGAAGCCGCTGCCTCACTATGAAACctggagaggaggtggaggaggaggaggaagaggtggaggagctggagggtttggaggagcaggagctggaggaggaggaggagg AGGATTCCAGTTCAGccatcagatgaacggaggagGCGCAGGAGGAGGCGCAGGAGGAGTTTTCTTCACAGGAGGATTCACAAGCTttggtggagggggaggagctCAGATGTCAGGCTCCGCCCCTCAGACGGACGGACAGGCCGGCTCgccgctgcagcagcagctgtttcagaTCG CCGCCGCCCTGCACAGTCGAGCCTCTCAGAGCGCCAGACAGACCGCCGCCGCCCTGCTGCAGTACTGCAGCACCGGGGACGCCCGGGTCCTCCTGGCCATCCAGAGACACCTCTGCGGCGTGCAAGACGGCAACGGAGACAC TCCTTTGCACCTGGCCGTCATCCAccagcagacaggtgtgatcCAGCAGCTGATCCACACGCTgctcagcagccagcagcagaacATCCTGAACACAGCCAACCACCTGCGACAG acGCCGCTCCACCTGGCGGTGATCACTCGGCAGgtgaaggtggtggaggtgttGCTGCGGGCGGGGGCCGACCCCAGCCTGCTGGACAAAGATGGCCGCAGTCCCATCCACCTGGCGGCGCTGGCTGGAGACCACGCCACACTCCGCCCCCTGCTGGCTCACCTGGGAGAAGGCCACGCCCACCTGGTCAACACGCCTGATTACCACG GTCTCCACCCGCTCCACCTGGCCGTGAGGAGGGACGGCGAGCGCTGCCTCCGCCTGCTGGTGGAGGGCGGAGCCAAAATCAACGCACCTGAGCAGAAGAGTGGAAACACCGCCCTCCACCTGGCCGTCAGAGAAAACCTGTTCAAGGTGGCATGCACGCTCATCACCGag ctgaAGGCCGACGTCAACGCGTGCACGTTTGGAGGAAACACGCCTCTCCACCTGGCCGCCAGTCTGGGCTCGCCGACGCTCTGCTCGATGCTCGTCGCTGCAG GTGCCGATAAGAACATGGAGAACGACGAGCCGCTCTTCTTCAGCTCGTCTTCAGACGAAGAGCAGGACGAAGACGAACCAATCAGAGACGAGGTCAGAGAGCGAGACGCCGCCGCGCAGCCAATCAACCCTCGCAAGAGACCTGCAGGAGGCCACACCCCTCTGGACCTTGCCAAATGCCAGAAG GTGAGGAACCTGCTGAACTCCAAACAGAGTCCGAAGTCGAGTCGTCACTGCAGCAAGAAGATGAAGCCGAGCAGCTCTGAAG aggtGGAGGCCTCGGGGCTGGACGAGGACACGCTGTCCCGGCTGGTGGAGGTGCTGAGCGTCGGCGACGTCCCCTGGAGGAAGCTGGCGGAGAAGCTGGGCATGATGACGCTGACTCACCTGTACCTGGACAGTCCGACGCCGTGCCAACACCTGCTGCAGCACTACAAG CTGGGTGGAGGTCCGGTCCAAGGGCTGGTCGAAGCTCTGCAGTCTCTCGGCCTGACAGAAGGAGTCCGACTGCTGAGACACACAGAACTACGAGACGACAAGCAcagcacag ACGCCACGGTTGACAGCGGCTTCGGCAGTCAGCCAATGGAGGAAGACGAGCCGCCCGTGACCAATCAGTGA
- the nfkb2 gene encoding nuclear factor NF-kappa-B p100 subunit isoform X1, with protein MAGALRMTEAQFNVYDSDLQMNLMQYDYIPPVDIKTEPYIPETAHGPYIQIIEEPKQRGFRFRYECEGPSHGGLPGASSEKNRRTYPTVKINNYVGHARVEVQLVTHSDPPRVHAHSLVGRHCTENGTCTLDVGPNDLTASFSNLGILHVTKKGVVEVLSRRLREERKRQKGAHCHLTDSEENSILKEAKELGKVMDLNIVRLKFTAYLQDSNGGFTRALKPVVSNPIYDSKSPNASNLKISRMDKTCGTVLGGDEIFLLCDKVQKDDIEIRFYEEDDEGGWEAFGDFSPTDVHKQYAIVFKTPPYHSAEIERPVTVFLQLKRKKAGDSSDPKQFTYIPQVQDKEEVLRKKQKPLPHYETWRGGGGGGGRGGGAGGFGGAGAGGGGGGFQFSHQMNGGGAGGGAGGVFFTGGFTSFGGGGGAQMSGSAPQTDGQAGSPLQQQLFQIAAALHSRASQSARQTAAALLQYCSTGDARVLLAIQRHLCGVQDGNGDTPLHLAVIHQQTGVIQQLIHTLLSSQQQNILNTANHLRQTPLHLAVITRQVKVVEVLLRAGADPSLLDKDGRSPIHLAALAGDHATLRPLLAHLGEGHAHLVNTPDYHGLHPLHLAVRRDGERCLRLLVEGGAKINAPEQKSGNTALHLAVRENLFKVACTLITELKADVNACTFGGNTPLHLAASLGSPTLCSMLVAAGADKNMENDEPLFFSSSSDEEQDEDEPIRDEVRERDAAAQPINPRKRPAGGHTPLDLAKCQKVRNLLNSKQSPKSSRHCSKKMKPSSSEEVEASGLDEDTLSRLVEVLSVGDVPWRKLAEKLGMMTLTHLYLDSPTPCQHLLQHYKLGGGPVQGLVEALQSLGLTEGVRLLRHTELRDDKHSTDATVDSGFGSQPMEEDEPPVTNQ; from the exons ATGGCGGGAGCTCTCAG gatGACTGAAGCTCAGTTCAACGTCTACGACAGCGAC ctgCAGATGAATCTGATGCAGTACGACTACATTCCTCCAGTGGACATAAAGACTGAACCCTACATACCTGAGACAG ctcaCGGTCCCTACATTCAGATCATAGAAGAACCCAAACAG agggGCTTTCGTTTCCGTTATGAGTGTGAGGGTCCGTCCCACGGCGGGCTCCCAGGGGCCTCCAGCGAGAAGAACAGGAGAACCTACCCGACCGTGAAG ATTAATAACTACGTGGGTCACGCCCGGGTGGAGGTCCAGCTGGTGACGCACTCCGACCCTCCTCGTGTTCACGCTCACAGCCTGGTGGGACGCCACTGCACCGAGAACGGCACCTGCACGCTGGACGTCGGCCCCAACGACCTCACCGCCTC cTTCAGTAACCTGGGCATCCTCCACGTGACGAAGAAAGGTGTGGTCGAGGTTCTGAGCCGCCGcctgagagaagagaggaagagacagaaaggagcTCACTGCCACCTCACAG ACTCGGAGGAGAACTCCATCCTGAAGGAGGCGAAGGAGCTCGGGAAGGTGATGGACCTGAACATCGTCAGGTTGAAGTTCACCGCCTACCTGCAGGACAGCAACGGAGGCTTCACCCGAGCGCTCAAACCCGTGGTGTCCAACCCGATCTATGACAGCA AATCACCGAACGCCTCCAACCTGAAGATCTCTCGGATGGATAAGACGTGCGGCACGGTGCTGGGAGGAGACGAGATCTTCCTGCTCTGCGACAAAGTCCAGAAAg ACGACATAGAGATTCGTTTCTACGAGGAGGACGATGAAGGAGGCTGGGAGGCGTTTGGAGACTTCTCCCCGACCGACGTCCACAAACag TACGCCATCGTGTTCAAGACGCCGCCCTATCACAGCGCAGAGATCGAGCGGCCCGTCACCGTCTTCCTgcagctgaagaggaagaaagccGGCGACAGCAGCGACCCCAAACAGTTCACCTACATCCCACAGGTCCAAG acaaagaggaggtGCTGAGGAAGAAGCAGAAGCCGCTGCCTCACTATGAAACctggagaggaggtggaggaggaggaggaagaggtggaggagctggagggtttggaggagcaggagctggaggaggaggaggag GATTCCAGTTCAGccatcagatgaacggaggagGCGCAGGAGGAGGCGCAGGAGGAGTTTTCTTCACAGGAGGATTCACAAGCTttggtggagggggaggagctCAGATGTCAGGCTCCGCCCCTCAGACGGACGGACAGGCCGGCTCgccgctgcagcagcagctgtttcagaTCG CCGCCGCCCTGCACAGTCGAGCCTCTCAGAGCGCCAGACAGACCGCCGCCGCCCTGCTGCAGTACTGCAGCACCGGGGACGCCCGGGTCCTCCTGGCCATCCAGAGACACCTCTGCGGCGTGCAAGACGGCAACGGAGACAC TCCTTTGCACCTGGCCGTCATCCAccagcagacaggtgtgatcCAGCAGCTGATCCACACGCTgctcagcagccagcagcagaacATCCTGAACACAGCCAACCACCTGCGACAG acGCCGCTCCACCTGGCGGTGATCACTCGGCAGgtgaaggtggtggaggtgttGCTGCGGGCGGGGGCCGACCCCAGCCTGCTGGACAAAGATGGCCGCAGTCCCATCCACCTGGCGGCGCTGGCTGGAGACCACGCCACACTCCGCCCCCTGCTGGCTCACCTGGGAGAAGGCCACGCCCACCTGGTCAACACGCCTGATTACCACG GTCTCCACCCGCTCCACCTGGCCGTGAGGAGGGACGGCGAGCGCTGCCTCCGCCTGCTGGTGGAGGGCGGAGCCAAAATCAACGCACCTGAGCAGAAGAGTGGAAACACCGCCCTCCACCTGGCCGTCAGAGAAAACCTGTTCAAGGTGGCATGCACGCTCATCACCGag ctgaAGGCCGACGTCAACGCGTGCACGTTTGGAGGAAACACGCCTCTCCACCTGGCCGCCAGTCTGGGCTCGCCGACGCTCTGCTCGATGCTCGTCGCTGCAG GTGCCGATAAGAACATGGAGAACGACGAGCCGCTCTTCTTCAGCTCGTCTTCAGACGAAGAGCAGGACGAAGACGAACCAATCAGAGACGAGGTCAGAGAGCGAGACGCCGCCGCGCAGCCAATCAACCCTCGCAAGAGACCTGCAGGAGGCCACACCCCTCTGGACCTTGCCAAATGCCAGAAG GTGAGGAACCTGCTGAACTCCAAACAGAGTCCGAAGTCGAGTCGTCACTGCAGCAAGAAGATGAAGCCGAGCAGCTCTGAAG aggtGGAGGCCTCGGGGCTGGACGAGGACACGCTGTCCCGGCTGGTGGAGGTGCTGAGCGTCGGCGACGTCCCCTGGAGGAAGCTGGCGGAGAAGCTGGGCATGATGACGCTGACTCACCTGTACCTGGACAGTCCGACGCCGTGCCAACACCTGCTGCAGCACTACAAG CTGGGTGGAGGTCCGGTCCAAGGGCTGGTCGAAGCTCTGCAGTCTCTCGGCCTGACAGAAGGAGTCCGACTGCTGAGACACACAGAACTACGAGACGACAAGCAcagcacag ACGCCACGGTTGACAGCGGCTTCGGCAGTCAGCCAATGGAGGAAGACGAGCCGCCCGTGACCAATCAGTGA
- the nfkb2 gene encoding nuclear factor NF-kappa-B p100 subunit isoform X4, with the protein MTEAQFNVYDSDMNLMQYDYIPPVDIKTEPYIPETAHGPYIQIIEEPKQRGFRFRYECEGPSHGGLPGASSEKNRRTYPTVKINNYVGHARVEVQLVTHSDPPRVHAHSLVGRHCTENGTCTLDVGPNDLTASFSNLGILHVTKKGVVEVLSRRLREERKRQKGAHCHLTDSEENSILKEAKELGKVMDLNIVRLKFTAYLQDSNGGFTRALKPVVSNPIYDSKSPNASNLKISRMDKTCGTVLGGDEIFLLCDKVQKDDIEIRFYEEDDEGGWEAFGDFSPTDVHKQYAIVFKTPPYHSAEIERPVTVFLQLKRKKAGDSSDPKQFTYIPQVQDKEEVLRKKQKPLPHYETWRGGGGGGGRGGGAGGFGGAGAGGGGGGGFQFSHQMNGGGAGGGAGGVFFTGGFTSFGGGGGAQMSGSAPQTDGQAGSPLQQQLFQIAAALHSRASQSARQTAAALLQYCSTGDARVLLAIQRHLCGVQDGNGDTPLHLAVIHQQTGVIQQLIHTLLSSQQQNILNTANHLRQTPLHLAVITRQVKVVEVLLRAGADPSLLDKDGRSPIHLAALAGDHATLRPLLAHLGEGHAHLVNTPDYHGLHPLHLAVRRDGERCLRLLVEGGAKINAPEQKSGNTALHLAVRENLFKVACTLITELKADVNACTFGGNTPLHLAASLGSPTLCSMLVAAGADKNMENDEPLFFSSSSDEEQDEDEPIRDEVRERDAAAQPINPRKRPAGGHTPLDLAKCQKVRNLLNSKQSPKSSRHCSKKMKPSSSEEVEASGLDEDTLSRLVEVLSVGDVPWRKLAEKLGMMTLTHLYLDSPTPCQHLLQHYKLGGGPVQGLVEALQSLGLTEGVRLLRHTELRDDKHSTDATVDSGFGSQPMEEDEPPVTNQ; encoded by the exons atGACTGAAGCTCAGTTCAACGTCTACGACAGCGAC ATGAATCTGATGCAGTACGACTACATTCCTCCAGTGGACATAAAGACTGAACCCTACATACCTGAGACAG ctcaCGGTCCCTACATTCAGATCATAGAAGAACCCAAACAG agggGCTTTCGTTTCCGTTATGAGTGTGAGGGTCCGTCCCACGGCGGGCTCCCAGGGGCCTCCAGCGAGAAGAACAGGAGAACCTACCCGACCGTGAAG ATTAATAACTACGTGGGTCACGCCCGGGTGGAGGTCCAGCTGGTGACGCACTCCGACCCTCCTCGTGTTCACGCTCACAGCCTGGTGGGACGCCACTGCACCGAGAACGGCACCTGCACGCTGGACGTCGGCCCCAACGACCTCACCGCCTC cTTCAGTAACCTGGGCATCCTCCACGTGACGAAGAAAGGTGTGGTCGAGGTTCTGAGCCGCCGcctgagagaagagaggaagagacagaaaggagcTCACTGCCACCTCACAG ACTCGGAGGAGAACTCCATCCTGAAGGAGGCGAAGGAGCTCGGGAAGGTGATGGACCTGAACATCGTCAGGTTGAAGTTCACCGCCTACCTGCAGGACAGCAACGGAGGCTTCACCCGAGCGCTCAAACCCGTGGTGTCCAACCCGATCTATGACAGCA AATCACCGAACGCCTCCAACCTGAAGATCTCTCGGATGGATAAGACGTGCGGCACGGTGCTGGGAGGAGACGAGATCTTCCTGCTCTGCGACAAAGTCCAGAAAg ACGACATAGAGATTCGTTTCTACGAGGAGGACGATGAAGGAGGCTGGGAGGCGTTTGGAGACTTCTCCCCGACCGACGTCCACAAACag TACGCCATCGTGTTCAAGACGCCGCCCTATCACAGCGCAGAGATCGAGCGGCCCGTCACCGTCTTCCTgcagctgaagaggaagaaagccGGCGACAGCAGCGACCCCAAACAGTTCACCTACATCCCACAGGTCCAAG acaaagaggaggtGCTGAGGAAGAAGCAGAAGCCGCTGCCTCACTATGAAACctggagaggaggtggaggaggaggaggaagaggtggaggagctggagggtttggaggagcaggagctggaggaggaggaggagg AGGATTCCAGTTCAGccatcagatgaacggaggagGCGCAGGAGGAGGCGCAGGAGGAGTTTTCTTCACAGGAGGATTCACAAGCTttggtggagggggaggagctCAGATGTCAGGCTCCGCCCCTCAGACGGACGGACAGGCCGGCTCgccgctgcagcagcagctgtttcagaTCG CCGCCGCCCTGCACAGTCGAGCCTCTCAGAGCGCCAGACAGACCGCCGCCGCCCTGCTGCAGTACTGCAGCACCGGGGACGCCCGGGTCCTCCTGGCCATCCAGAGACACCTCTGCGGCGTGCAAGACGGCAACGGAGACAC TCCTTTGCACCTGGCCGTCATCCAccagcagacaggtgtgatcCAGCAGCTGATCCACACGCTgctcagcagccagcagcagaacATCCTGAACACAGCCAACCACCTGCGACAG acGCCGCTCCACCTGGCGGTGATCACTCGGCAGgtgaaggtggtggaggtgttGCTGCGGGCGGGGGCCGACCCCAGCCTGCTGGACAAAGATGGCCGCAGTCCCATCCACCTGGCGGCGCTGGCTGGAGACCACGCCACACTCCGCCCCCTGCTGGCTCACCTGGGAGAAGGCCACGCCCACCTGGTCAACACGCCTGATTACCACG GTCTCCACCCGCTCCACCTGGCCGTGAGGAGGGACGGCGAGCGCTGCCTCCGCCTGCTGGTGGAGGGCGGAGCCAAAATCAACGCACCTGAGCAGAAGAGTGGAAACACCGCCCTCCACCTGGCCGTCAGAGAAAACCTGTTCAAGGTGGCATGCACGCTCATCACCGag ctgaAGGCCGACGTCAACGCGTGCACGTTTGGAGGAAACACGCCTCTCCACCTGGCCGCCAGTCTGGGCTCGCCGACGCTCTGCTCGATGCTCGTCGCTGCAG GTGCCGATAAGAACATGGAGAACGACGAGCCGCTCTTCTTCAGCTCGTCTTCAGACGAAGAGCAGGACGAAGACGAACCAATCAGAGACGAGGTCAGAGAGCGAGACGCCGCCGCGCAGCCAATCAACCCTCGCAAGAGACCTGCAGGAGGCCACACCCCTCTGGACCTTGCCAAATGCCAGAAG GTGAGGAACCTGCTGAACTCCAAACAGAGTCCGAAGTCGAGTCGTCACTGCAGCAAGAAGATGAAGCCGAGCAGCTCTGAAG aggtGGAGGCCTCGGGGCTGGACGAGGACACGCTGTCCCGGCTGGTGGAGGTGCTGAGCGTCGGCGACGTCCCCTGGAGGAAGCTGGCGGAGAAGCTGGGCATGATGACGCTGACTCACCTGTACCTGGACAGTCCGACGCCGTGCCAACACCTGCTGCAGCACTACAAG CTGGGTGGAGGTCCGGTCCAAGGGCTGGTCGAAGCTCTGCAGTCTCTCGGCCTGACAGAAGGAGTCCGACTGCTGAGACACACAGAACTACGAGACGACAAGCAcagcacag ACGCCACGGTTGACAGCGGCTTCGGCAGTCAGCCAATGGAGGAAGACGAGCCGCCCGTGACCAATCAGTGA